In Blattabacterium cuenoti, a single window of DNA contains:
- the speB gene encoding agmatinase, whose amino-acid sequence MNKTTFAGIPQEYATLETSKIVIIPIPYDDTVTWKKGAQYGPNAFLKASQYLELYDIETNSEVYKRGIFLASPINKFNNSPTKMIHNIYSITKKYLLKNKFVTIIGGEHSISIGSIRAFGELFENLSILHMDAHADLRPIYNNNPYNHACSMYEASKKYTLVQIGIRSMDIQETKYVQKGNIFYNHDIYNNKTWMEQAINKLSNNIFISIDIDVFDPGIAPSTGTPEPGGMLWYNTLLFLKQVFTTKQVVGFDIVELSPNNNEYSTDFLVAKLFYKLLSYKYELKLDI is encoded by the coding sequence ATGAATAAAACAACTTTTGCAGGAATTCCACAAGAATATGCTACTCTTGAAACATCTAAAATTGTTATAATTCCAATCCCTTATGATGATACAGTAACATGGAAAAAAGGAGCACAATATGGACCAAATGCTTTTTTAAAAGCCTCTCAATATTTAGAATTATATGATATAGAAACAAATTCTGAAGTTTATAAAAGAGGAATTTTTTTAGCTTCTCCTATCAATAAATTTAATAATTCACCTACTAAAATGATACACAATATATATAGTATCACTAAAAAATATTTATTAAAAAATAAATTTGTTACTATAATAGGTGGAGAACATTCTATATCCATTGGAAGTATTCGAGCTTTTGGAGAATTGTTTGAAAATTTAAGCATTCTTCATATGGATGCTCATGCTGATTTACGTCCTATTTATAATAATAATCCTTATAATCATGCTTGCTCTATGTATGAAGCTTCCAAAAAATACACATTAGTACAAATAGGAATTCGTAGTATGGATATACAAGAAACAAAATATGTTCAAAAAGGAAATATATTTTATAATCATGATATTTATAATAATAAAACATGGATGGAGCAAGCAATTAATAAATTATCAAATAATATATTTATAAGTATAGATATAGATGTTTTTGATCCTGGAATTGCACCATCCACAGGAACTCCTGAACCAGGAGGGATGTTATGGTATAATACATTATTGTTTTTAAAACAAGTTTTTACTACAAAACAAGTTGTGGGATTTGATATTGTAGAATTATCACCAAATAATAATGAATATTCTACAGATTTTTTAGTTGCAAAACTTTTTTACAAAT